The following are encoded in a window of Sutcliffiella horikoshii genomic DNA:
- a CDS encoding cyanophycinase produces the protein MFRKQWKRLTKMLAVLLCVALIFPAKSGYAKPSHVHHTDLKELLVLNGQLEGEFSAEVKDYIVKTDEDKLMLLITPLAVNAKVAVNGEKVNHRKVVEVELPSSKVRIQIDVSTPKGLKDTYTLFIEKGPDYDLKDVTLFQNGDGSVIEDYQLGFQKAEAMDGVKAYLMFYSKKDFYEVWDYMNGLTVEQIDQHLTSQEEGENKDKLYKISNLSYADGVGNTFRSGQVDVITGKPLNVGDYHAYAATLGEDGVLGMTEADRTISINPYPTNLELLGSGKNIENYSVSFEQADDEKVTHYFLSYSSKGLTKLVEPLISGGDLEFLEELQLENRGKLLSINEIGNKPVSFAPDQKTIEGDTLGNELYYAYVTAVSEEKVLGSSKSIKMINTNTMPVPLETIGDGDGTLLPAGGATRDTDAYFNAIREAAGVERPRIAIFNSSRDSVDVAYDHFHLDDGPYLALETEFRNRGFEPVYIPLAIDTFDFVAYDEYFVNLVKSSHAVMLQGGDQMKHARSLLEDDGTPTPLLEAIQYVHDNGGVVAGTSAGAHVMSNPMFGVGRSFEALVINDTEVKTVADVPLTGFLDPTLKDNNFQIPGLGLVENILTDTHFDMRGRLGRLLVAMRDTGHEIGVGLDEGTALKLNGDIGEVVGENGVWILDASGATFNGKAATLGFEVDDVTVHYLTEGDTFNMVTKEVVPAETKQKVNRSEIPLYQSPNLFGGEYESTKSLLFFAKSSETEQVTKIKGDASDPVFALQWAKDDISKYYQSDEDYTPDSLATYKKGTVTNIRLSLWVD, from the coding sequence ATGTTCAGAAAGCAGTGGAAACGTTTAACGAAAATGCTTGCTGTTTTGCTGTGTGTTGCTTTAATATTTCCTGCAAAAAGCGGATATGCAAAACCTTCCCATGTCCATCATACAGACTTAAAGGAATTGCTCGTCCTTAATGGGCAGCTCGAAGGTGAGTTCAGTGCAGAGGTAAAAGATTATATTGTGAAAACAGACGAAGACAAACTGATGTTGTTGATTACTCCTTTAGCTGTTAATGCCAAGGTGGCAGTAAACGGTGAAAAAGTGAACCATCGCAAAGTAGTGGAGGTTGAGTTGCCGTCAAGTAAGGTGAGGATACAAATCGATGTTTCCACTCCAAAGGGCTTAAAGGATACGTACACTCTATTTATTGAAAAAGGTCCAGATTATGATTTGAAAGATGTTACGCTGTTTCAAAACGGGGATGGATCCGTCATTGAAGATTATCAACTGGGGTTTCAAAAGGCGGAAGCGATGGATGGTGTAAAGGCGTATTTGATGTTCTATTCCAAAAAGGATTTTTATGAAGTTTGGGACTATATGAACGGATTGACAGTGGAACAAATTGATCAACATCTGACCTCTCAGGAAGAGGGAGAGAATAAGGACAAACTTTATAAAATTTCCAATCTGAGCTACGCGGATGGAGTGGGAAATACCTTTAGATCTGGGCAGGTAGATGTGATCACTGGTAAGCCCTTGAATGTAGGCGATTATCATGCATATGCAGCAACACTTGGAGAGGATGGAGTCTTGGGAATGACAGAGGCAGACAGAACCATCAGCATTAATCCTTATCCTACTAATCTAGAGCTGTTAGGTAGCGGGAAAAATATTGAGAATTACTCAGTGAGTTTTGAACAAGCAGATGACGAAAAAGTCACTCACTATTTCTTATCCTACTCTTCAAAAGGACTGACGAAACTCGTTGAGCCTCTTATAAGTGGAGGGGATTTAGAATTCCTTGAAGAATTGCAACTCGAAAATAGAGGAAAGTTACTATCAATAAATGAAATTGGGAATAAACCGGTGTCCTTTGCACCTGATCAAAAAACGATTGAGGGCGATACACTAGGTAATGAGCTATATTATGCCTATGTGACAGCAGTGAGTGAAGAAAAAGTTCTTGGATCTAGTAAATCTATTAAAATGATTAATACGAACACGATGCCAGTACCTTTGGAAACTATCGGGGACGGTGATGGAACCTTGCTTCCTGCTGGAGGTGCGACAAGGGATACGGATGCATATTTCAATGCAATTCGAGAAGCGGCAGGTGTCGAGCGCCCGAGAATCGCTATTTTTAATAGTTCCAGAGATTCGGTAGACGTTGCATATGACCATTTTCATCTTGATGATGGACCATATTTAGCCCTTGAAACGGAATTTAGGAACAGAGGCTTTGAACCGGTGTATATACCGCTTGCAATAGACACTTTCGACTTTGTCGCCTATGACGAGTATTTCGTTAATCTTGTGAAAAGCAGTCATGCAGTCATGCTTCAAGGAGGAGACCAGATGAAGCATGCAAGGTCGTTGCTTGAAGATGATGGAACACCGACTCCTCTCCTGGAAGCGATCCAATACGTCCACGATAATGGTGGGGTGGTAGCCGGGACAAGTGCAGGTGCACATGTGATGAGTAACCCGATGTTTGGTGTTGGGAGAAGTTTTGAAGCCTTAGTCATCAATGATACTGAAGTGAAAACCGTCGCTGATGTACCGCTGACAGGCTTTCTTGATCCAACCCTTAAAGACAACAATTTTCAGATACCAGGGCTTGGCCTTGTTGAAAACATCCTGACCGATACGCACTTTGATATGCGTGGTAGACTTGGCCGGTTACTTGTCGCTATGCGAGATACAGGCCATGAAATTGGAGTAGGCTTGGATGAAGGGACAGCTCTTAAATTAAATGGAGATATAGGGGAAGTTGTTGGGGAGAACGGTGTATGGATCCTTGATGCAAGTGGTGCAACCTTCAATGGAAAAGCTGCAACACTAGGATTTGAAGTAGATGATGTCACCGTGCATTACTTGACTGAAGGAGATACTTTCAACATGGTCACGAAAGAAGTCGTCCCTGCTGAAACTAAACAAAAAGTGAATCGAAGTGAAATTCCACTATACCAAAGCCCTAATCTATTCGGCGGAGAGTATGAATCTACCAAATCCCTGCTATTTTTTGCTAAGAGCTCGGAAACAGAACAGGTGACCAAAATAAAAGGTGATGCATCTGACCCAGTATTTGCGTTACAATGGGCAAAGGATGATATTTCAAAATACTACCAAAGTGATGAAGATTATACTCCTGATTCCTTAGCAACTTATAAAAAAGGAACGGTCACCAATATTCGATTATCTCTTTGGGTGGACTAG
- a CDS encoding ABC transporter ATP-binding protein has protein sequence MEKVLEIKDLEVSFKSDGKQLKVVNGISFDVHKGETLGIVGESGCGKSVTSLSIMRLLPSPPGKITGGSIHYQGENLLEKKERDMRKIRGNEISMIFQEPMTSLNPVFTIGKQLDEVLLLHNEITKKAARERSIDMLKLVGIPRAEQIYEAYPFELSGGMRQRVMIAMGLACQPKLLIADEPTTALDVTIQAQILHLMKDLKKKTDTAIMLITHDLGVIAEMCDRVIVMYAGEIVEETDVDTLFNNPKHPYTIGLLESIPKLGEKRDRLRSIPGQVPLAGTITQGCRFADRCSKAIPLCREEDPELLEVKKGHSCRCWLHADRSVTV, from the coding sequence ATGGAAAAAGTGCTTGAAATTAAAGATCTAGAGGTTAGCTTCAAGAGTGATGGAAAGCAGTTGAAGGTGGTAAACGGGATATCTTTTGACGTACACAAGGGAGAAACGCTTGGTATAGTAGGGGAGTCTGGCTGTGGGAAAAGTGTCACGTCCCTATCTATCATGAGGCTCTTGCCATCACCTCCAGGTAAAATAACAGGTGGTTCCATCCATTATCAAGGAGAAAACCTGTTGGAAAAGAAGGAAAGGGATATGCGGAAAATTAGAGGAAATGAGATTTCCATGATCTTTCAAGAGCCGATGACCTCCCTTAACCCTGTTTTTACAATTGGAAAGCAATTGGACGAAGTGTTGCTTTTACATAATGAAATAACAAAAAAAGCGGCACGAGAACGTTCGATAGACATGTTGAAACTTGTTGGGATTCCACGTGCAGAGCAAATTTACGAAGCGTATCCTTTTGAGCTCTCAGGTGGGATGCGTCAGCGTGTGATGATCGCCATGGGTCTTGCTTGTCAACCTAAGCTATTAATTGCAGACGAGCCGACAACGGCGTTGGACGTAACTATTCAGGCGCAAATTTTACATCTAATGAAGGATTTGAAAAAGAAAACCGACACGGCGATCATGCTGATCACCCATGACCTTGGAGTGATTGCAGAAATGTGTGACAGAGTCATAGTCATGTATGCAGGAGAAATTGTGGAGGAGACGGATGTAGATACATTGTTCAATAACCCTAAGCATCCTTATACGATTGGGCTGTTAGAGTCGATTCCAAAGCTTGGGGAAAAACGGGACCGACTGCGTTCCATCCCGGGACAGGTTCCGTTGGCTGGTACAATTACACAAGGTTGCCGTTTTGCTGATCGCTGCAGTAAGGCAATTCCGTTGTGCAGGGAAGAGGACCCGGAATTACTTGAAGTAAAAAAAGGTCATTCCTGCAGGTGCTGGCTTCATGCAGATAGGAGTGTGACTGTATGA
- a CDS encoding ABC transporter permease subunit has protein sequence MSKKMHTSYSPFKVFLHKFIKQRFAFVAFIIVAFIVLVGVFGSWIAPFDPYRPVTLQYEEKGIDSENLTSKRIQLTGMLSDGSTITGAELMNVKVESEDRRIASIRRMKDGVTITANTSGATKAFIESEGVRSLVGVNVSNDTEAKEPSIVRIEADQPNDIMQSGDRYTVELKAIMTDGTSFNGLDELDAFLLDGQEDKEGENKGTGFVSAGSSEESDGGVEFLSLDEELATVSQEGLVTLKGQGDALIQVVAGSVSTVVHLPVAVQEITPKLVSIVPETTEVSLVDIYKHQPPSFTHFFGTDHQNRDIFSRVVMGTRETLIIGFVSVAIGAVIGTAFGLIAGYYGGRIDSLITRFTDILLAFPGILLAIAVIAFLGAGLTNIIFAVAVFTIPIFIRIVRGSTLALKEMTYVEAAQSIGVKDSVIIMRHIFPGTLSVVIVYLTMRIGVAILIGAALSFLGLGGDITAPEWGSMLSAAKDNSGNVFHPTFFPGLAIVITVLSFNILGDGLRDALDPKLKE, from the coding sequence ATGAGCAAAAAAATGCACACTTCGTATTCTCCTTTCAAGGTGTTTCTTCATAAATTCATTAAACAGCGATTTGCTTTTGTCGCATTTATCATTGTAGCTTTCATCGTGCTTGTTGGCGTTTTCGGTTCTTGGATTGCCCCTTTTGATCCGTATCGCCCCGTTACGTTGCAATACGAAGAAAAAGGCATTGATTCCGAAAATCTAACAAGCAAACGTATCCAATTAACCGGAATGCTGAGTGATGGAAGCACAATTACCGGCGCAGAATTAATGAATGTGAAGGTGGAAAGTGAAGATAGAAGAATTGCTTCCATCAGAAGAATGAAAGACGGCGTGACAATTACAGCAAATACTTCTGGGGCTACCAAGGCATTTATTGAGAGTGAGGGAGTCCGGTCGCTCGTTGGGGTGAATGTATCAAACGATACAGAAGCAAAAGAGCCGAGCATTGTTCGAATAGAAGCAGATCAGCCAAATGATATCATGCAAAGTGGTGATAGGTATACTGTTGAACTTAAGGCGATTATGACCGACGGGACCTCTTTCAATGGTCTAGATGAATTAGATGCCTTCCTGCTCGATGGACAAGAAGATAAGGAAGGAGAAAATAAAGGCACCGGTTTTGTGTCAGCAGGGAGTTCCGAGGAAAGTGATGGGGGAGTGGAATTTCTTTCACTGGATGAGGAGCTGGCAACAGTTTCCCAAGAAGGACTTGTCACGTTAAAAGGGCAAGGGGACGCGCTGATTCAAGTTGTAGCGGGTTCAGTTTCTACAGTTGTCCATCTACCGGTAGCTGTCCAAGAGATTACACCGAAGCTAGTTTCTATCGTACCTGAAACAACAGAAGTGAGTTTGGTAGACATTTATAAGCATCAACCGCCTTCTTTCACTCATTTCTTTGGGACAGATCACCAGAACAGGGATATCTTCAGCAGAGTGGTCATGGGGACAAGAGAAACGCTGATCATCGGTTTCGTTTCGGTTGCTATTGGGGCTGTCATTGGAACAGCGTTTGGATTGATAGCTGGTTATTATGGTGGAAGAATTGATAGTTTGATCACGCGTTTTACTGATATTTTGCTAGCATTCCCCGGGATATTACTTGCAATAGCGGTTATCGCTTTCCTTGGTGCAGGACTGACAAATATCATTTTTGCGGTGGCGGTGTTTACCATTCCTATCTTTATCCGAATTGTTCGTGGAAGTACGCTTGCGTTAAAAGAGATGACCTATGTAGAAGCGGCGCAATCAATCGGGGTTAAGGATAGCGTGATTATTATGAGACACATTTTCCCTGGAACATTGTCAGTGGTTATCGTTTATTTGACGATGCGGATCGGGGTGGCAATCTTGATTGGAGCAGCCCTAAGTTTCCTTGGATTAGGCGGGGACATAACCGCTCCTGAGTGGGGATCTATGTTAAGTGCAGCGAAGGACAACAGTGGTAATGTATTTCATCCGACGTTCTTCCCTGGACTGGCGATTGTTATTACCGTTTTGAGTTTTAATATTTTAGGAGATGGATTGCGAGATGCGCTTGATCCGAAGTTAAAGGAATAG
- a CDS encoding alanine/glycine:cation symporter family protein, with protein MIDTIIEWSNEILWSYVLIALLVGLGIYFSLKSKFVQFTQLGEMFRLLKESPTSNEAKKRVSSFGAFCISAATRIGTGNLAGVAIAISLGGPGAVFWMWVVALFGASLSFIESTLAQVYKVRDKSGFKGGPAYYMQKAMGARWMGILFAVLITFCFGLAFTSVQANTITVAFNEAFGVNRLVLGLVLTAIVAMVIFGGVKRIAKVSQVVVPVMAVSYLLLALYVIAINIGEVPGLIGVIVSSAFGLNEAVAGGIGAAIMNGVKRGLFSNEAGMGSAPVAAATADVSHPAKQGFIQTLGVFVDTILICSATAFIILLAGIPGGEEMEGIQLTQVALAEHVGPWASIFIAIAILLFCFSSIIGNYYYGESNIEFIKESKTAIMIFRLAVLGMTVFGSVASLSMVWNIADLFMALMAITNLVALAFIGKIALAVLKDYMKQRKEGKEPVFYASNIKGLENTECWEDEPKSVEEKGA; from the coding sequence ATGATAGACACAATTATTGAATGGAGTAATGAAATTCTTTGGTCATATGTTCTTATTGCACTATTGGTTGGCCTTGGAATTTATTTTTCTTTGAAATCAAAATTTGTTCAATTTACACAGTTGGGCGAGATGTTTCGGTTATTAAAAGAAAGCCCAACATCAAATGAAGCTAAAAAGAGAGTGTCCTCTTTTGGTGCATTCTGTATCAGTGCGGCAACTAGAATTGGTACAGGTAACCTTGCCGGTGTGGCGATCGCCATCTCGCTTGGAGGACCTGGTGCCGTATTTTGGATGTGGGTGGTTGCTCTATTTGGCGCTTCCTTAAGTTTTATTGAAAGTACACTTGCACAGGTGTATAAAGTAAGGGATAAGAGTGGCTTTAAAGGTGGTCCTGCTTACTATATGCAAAAGGCAATGGGAGCCCGTTGGATGGGTATTCTATTCGCTGTCTTGATCACTTTTTGCTTTGGATTGGCATTTACATCTGTCCAAGCAAACACCATTACCGTTGCATTTAATGAAGCATTTGGAGTGAATCGTTTAGTGCTCGGGTTAGTTCTCACAGCAATCGTAGCAATGGTTATCTTTGGAGGAGTAAAAAGAATTGCCAAGGTATCGCAAGTTGTTGTACCAGTTATGGCTGTTTCTTATTTATTGCTTGCGCTATATGTTATTGCAATTAACATTGGAGAAGTACCAGGATTGATCGGCGTCATCGTTTCAAGTGCCTTCGGTCTGAACGAAGCCGTAGCCGGCGGTATTGGTGCTGCCATTATGAATGGTGTGAAACGCGGCCTGTTCTCCAATGAAGCTGGTATGGGTAGTGCTCCGGTTGCAGCGGCAACTGCGGATGTAAGTCACCCAGCCAAACAAGGGTTCATTCAGACGCTTGGAGTATTTGTGGATACTATCTTAATTTGTAGTGCAACAGCCTTCATCATCTTGCTTGCAGGTATTCCTGGCGGAGAAGAGATGGAAGGTATTCAATTGACTCAAGTGGCGCTGGCGGAACATGTTGGGCCTTGGGCAAGTATCTTTATCGCTATCGCAATTTTGTTATTCTGCTTTAGTTCGATCATTGGAAATTATTATTATGGAGAATCCAATATTGAGTTTATTAAAGAAAGCAAAACAGCCATCATGATTTTCCGCTTAGCGGTACTTGGAATGACCGTTTTTGGTTCTGTTGCCAGCCTGAGCATGGTGTGGAATATTGCGGATTTATTCATGGCATTGATGGCGATCACCAACCTTGTAGCATTGGCCTTTATCGGAAAAATTGCTCTTGCTGTTTTGAAAGATTACATGAAGCAGCGTAAGGAAGGAAAAGAACCAGTATTCTATGCAAGTAACATTAAGGGATTAGAGAATACGGAATGCTGGGAAGATGAGCCGAAAAGTGTGGAGGAAAAAGGGGCTTAA
- a CDS encoding ABC transporter ATP-binding protein — translation MSKPLLEVKDLKIYFPIKKGIRQKVASHVKAVDGVSFTINEGETLGLVGESGCGKSTTGRGVAQLLKTTEGKVLFQGESLQELSVKEMRSRRKDMQLVFQDPYASLNPRLTVEQILAEPLKAHGVERNKRRKLMEDIMEVCGLNKNYLHRYAHEFSGGQRQRIGIARALILKPKLIIADEPVAALDVSIQAQILNLLKDLQEGFGLTYLFISHDLSVVQHLCNRVAVMYLGRIVEIGEADKIFEKRLHPYTESLIDAIPISNPRKRKERIILQGDVPSPVDPPKGCAFVGRCPKVMAHCHTERPELMEHSDGHHVACHLYSLENKSVEVSSCSESSGNV, via the coding sequence ATGAGTAAACCGCTGTTAGAAGTGAAAGACCTTAAGATATATTTTCCAATTAAAAAAGGCATAAGACAAAAAGTTGCTTCTCATGTCAAAGCAGTAGACGGTGTTTCTTTTACAATTAATGAAGGAGAGACACTTGGGTTGGTGGGAGAGTCCGGTTGTGGGAAATCGACGACAGGCAGAGGAGTTGCCCAGCTGTTAAAGACCACCGAGGGCAAGGTTCTGTTTCAAGGCGAGAGCTTACAGGAGCTGTCGGTTAAAGAGATGCGCAGCAGGCGAAAAGATATGCAACTGGTCTTCCAGGATCCATATGCATCGCTCAATCCTCGACTGACAGTAGAACAGATTTTGGCTGAGCCTCTAAAGGCCCACGGAGTAGAAAGAAACAAACGGCGAAAATTAATGGAAGATATCATGGAGGTATGTGGTTTAAATAAAAACTACCTGCATCGATATGCGCATGAATTTTCAGGAGGGCAAAGGCAACGTATAGGAATTGCCCGGGCCCTTATTTTAAAACCAAAATTAATAATCGCCGATGAACCTGTGGCAGCTCTTGATGTATCCATCCAAGCGCAAATTTTAAATCTATTAAAAGATTTGCAGGAGGGATTTGGGCTGACCTATCTATTTATCTCTCACGATTTAAGTGTTGTTCAACATTTATGCAACCGTGTGGCAGTGATGTATTTAGGAAGGATTGTAGAGATTGGAGAAGCGGACAAAATTTTCGAAAAAAGGCTTCATCCTTATACAGAATCATTGATTGATGCCATTCCGATTTCGAACCCGAGGAAGCGGAAGGAAAGAATCATTCTTCAAGGCGACGTGCCTTCTCCGGTAGATCCGCCCAAAGGCTGTGCTTTTGTAGGAAGATGTCCGAAAGTGATGGCCCATTGTCATACCGAACGCCCGGAGTTAATGGAACACTCGGATGGTCACCATGTCGCCTGTCACTTATATTCTTTGGAAAATAAAAGTGTGGAGGTATCCTCATGTTCAGAAAGCAGTGGAAACGTTTAA
- a CDS encoding sigma-54 interaction domain-containing protein, with protein MKTKELTLLAGSEETRRTLDNQLNEIIGDFIRIRSYSVDAHKVTKVHNQLIILSSHLIEEEAKDYIGDNCTVLVARRIVNFLNIDKIYSVARGEKVLYVNDFPETVQEAISSFEILGINHLQLIPYFPGKKQKEQIKIAITPGELDLVPPYVEEVINIGPRLIDITTIITILNRLGLLEEKQDQVSSKYISTITRLSKRLGDANQEANKISDHLKKVVNGVNDGILAINQLGRITVFNEILERFLRIPMKKAIDRHVRDVISDRTLYDFIMNKREEEADGYFTINSMNFMVHRFMIDPQGTVVVTFKDASETIEMEKQLKRELVKKGFYGKYHFEDIVGNHPELLSTKEIARKLAKTELTILIQGESGTGKELFASSIHYASPRSNGPFLAVNFSALPEDLVESELFGYEEGAFSGAKKGGRKGLFEQANGGTIFLDEIGDISLKVQARLLRVLQEKELLRIGGNKIIPVDVRVVAATNKDLLSLMEEGKFREDLYHRLKVLFLQLPALRKRKEDIAHLIHHFIQQSDQPSIKLEVEVLERLKHYNWYGNIRELKNTLDYMLAVCEENTIKVEDIPNEGFFQQARKSMKEVAVTLESAELPYIQQDLNEELSNLVEIIYQLQRTGETVSRVKISEVTRSGGRFLTEQQVRSRLETLEKMGLVEKKRGRQGTKLTVFGEKTFHMKKRQ; from the coding sequence ATGAAAACAAAGGAACTGACGCTATTGGCCGGGTCTGAGGAAACGAGAAGAACATTGGATAACCAGTTGAACGAAATCATTGGCGATTTTATCCGGATTCGCAGTTATTCCGTTGATGCCCACAAAGTAACAAAGGTACACAATCAACTGATTATTTTATCCTCCCATCTAATTGAGGAGGAAGCCAAAGATTACATCGGTGACAATTGTACCGTATTAGTAGCGAGGCGCATCGTTAACTTTCTTAATATTGACAAAATATACAGTGTGGCAAGAGGCGAGAAAGTCCTTTATGTGAATGATTTTCCGGAAACGGTTCAGGAAGCGATCTCATCCTTTGAGATTCTGGGAATCAATCATCTTCAATTAATTCCATATTTTCCTGGCAAAAAGCAAAAAGAACAAATTAAGATAGCTATTACGCCAGGCGAACTCGATCTTGTCCCCCCTTATGTAGAAGAAGTTATCAATATAGGTCCAAGGCTCATCGATATCACTACCATCATTACGATACTAAATAGATTAGGTCTTCTAGAGGAAAAGCAAGATCAGGTATCTAGTAAATACATAAGTACGATTACAAGATTAAGCAAAAGACTAGGTGACGCTAACCAGGAAGCAAATAAAATCAGTGATCACCTGAAAAAAGTGGTAAACGGGGTGAATGACGGGATTCTGGCCATTAATCAGTTGGGCAGAATTACAGTCTTTAATGAAATATTGGAGCGGTTCCTGCGAATTCCAATGAAAAAAGCGATCGACCGACATGTCCGCGATGTGATATCTGACCGCACTCTTTATGATTTCATCATGAACAAAAGAGAGGAAGAAGCGGACGGTTATTTTACCATCAATTCTATGAACTTTATGGTTCATCGTTTCATGATAGATCCTCAAGGGACCGTCGTCGTCACTTTTAAAGATGCAAGTGAAACAATTGAAATGGAAAAACAATTGAAAAGAGAATTAGTGAAAAAAGGGTTTTACGGAAAGTATCATTTTGAAGATATAGTAGGCAACCATCCAGAATTATTGAGTACTAAGGAAATAGCCCGCAAGCTTGCTAAAACAGAATTAACCATCCTCATACAAGGGGAGAGTGGAACAGGGAAAGAGTTGTTTGCCAGCTCCATTCACTATGCCTCTCCTCGTAGCAATGGACCATTTCTAGCTGTCAATTTCAGTGCTCTTCCAGAAGATCTTGTGGAAAGTGAACTTTTCGGATATGAAGAAGGTGCATTCTCTGGAGCGAAAAAAGGCGGAAGAAAGGGTCTTTTTGAACAGGCGAATGGCGGTACCATTTTTTTAGATGAAATTGGAGATATCAGCTTGAAGGTCCAAGCAAGATTGCTTCGGGTCCTCCAGGAAAAAGAACTGCTCCGCATTGGTGGCAATAAAATAATTCCTGTAGATGTTCGCGTGGTAGCGGCCACAAACAAGGACTTGCTTTCGTTAATGGAAGAAGGGAAATTCAGGGAGGACTTGTACCATCGGTTAAAAGTCTTATTCTTGCAACTTCCTGCTCTTCGCAAACGAAAGGAAGACATTGCACACCTCATTCATCACTTCATTCAACAAAGCGATCAACCATCAATTAAGCTGGAAGTTGAAGTGTTAGAGAGACTCAAACATTACAACTGGTACGGAAATATCCGTGAACTAAAAAACACCCTCGATTATATGCTCGCAGTATGCGAAGAAAATACGATCAAGGTAGAAGATATTCCGAATGAAGGGTTTTTCCAGCAGGCAAGAAAGAGCATGAAAGAAGTGGCCGTTACGCTAGAGTCCGCCGAACTTCCGTACATTCAACAAGATTTGAATGAAGAATTGAGCAACCTAGTAGAAATCATCTATCAGTTACAGCGGACGGGAGAAACGGTCAGCCGAGTGAAAATTTCAGAAGTAACAAGAAGTGGTGGGAGGTTCTTAACTGAGCAGCAAGTACGGTCAAGGCTTGAAACGTTAGAAAAGATGGGGTTGGTTGAGAAAAAGCGGGGGAGGCAAGGGACGAAGTTGACTGTTTTCGGTGAAAAAACCTTCCATATGAAAAAGAGGCAGTAA
- the iadA gene encoding beta-aspartyl-peptidase, with protein sequence MIKLLKNGTVYSPDYLGKKDILIVDKRIAAIEDNIQFEESAHIEVLDVTGQLIVPGFIDNHVHIMGGGGEGSYRTRTPELVLSDAIKGGITTLVGVIGTDGTTRTMTSLIAKAKALKEEGISCYVHTGSYQVPVKTLTGMIEDDLILIEEIIGVGEIAIADHRSSQPGYEDIAKIAAAARVGGMLSGKAGIVNMHLGDSESKLSILEEVIEKTDIPIRQFLPTHINRNRELFEAGIEHAKRGGYVDFTTSSIAKFLEQGETKCSVGLKVMLDKGVPIGQITFSSDGQASLPEFDENGEFIGLQLGRVTSLFKEVKDAILEEGVQPADALKVITENPAKVLRLASKGTLEVGKDADLVILNEASYEMEAVIALGQKMMWNKKLLVKGTFE encoded by the coding sequence ATGATTAAGTTATTAAAAAACGGGACCGTTTACAGTCCTGATTATCTAGGAAAAAAAGATATACTAATTGTCGATAAAAGGATTGCGGCAATAGAGGATAACATTCAATTTGAAGAATCAGCACATATTGAAGTGCTTGATGTAACAGGTCAACTTATCGTACCGGGCTTCATTGATAATCATGTCCACATCATGGGCGGCGGAGGAGAAGGCAGCTACCGGACCCGCACCCCTGAACTTGTATTGTCGGATGCGATTAAAGGCGGGATCACAACCCTTGTTGGAGTCATTGGCACAGATGGTACCACCCGGACAATGACAAGCCTTATAGCAAAAGCTAAAGCGTTAAAAGAGGAAGGTATCAGTTGTTATGTTCACACAGGTTCCTATCAGGTTCCTGTTAAAACGCTAACTGGAATGATTGAAGATGACTTAATATTAATAGAAGAGATAATCGGAGTCGGGGAGATAGCGATTGCCGATCACCGCTCCTCTCAGCCGGGATATGAGGATATCGCCAAAATTGCTGCGGCAGCCCGTGTTGGTGGGATGCTTTCTGGTAAAGCGGGAATTGTAAATATGCATCTAGGAGATAGCGAGAGTAAGCTCTCGATTCTCGAAGAAGTCATCGAAAAAACAGATATTCCTATCCGCCAGTTCTTGCCTACACATATCAATCGCAATCGGGAGTTGTTTGAAGCGGGAATAGAACATGCAAAAAGAGGCGGCTATGTGGACTTTACCACTTCAAGTATTGCCAAGTTTCTTGAACAGGGTGAAACGAAATGCAGTGTGGGCTTGAAAGTAATGCTCGATAAAGGTGTGCCAATCGGACAGATTACATTCTCTTCAGACGGCCAGGCAAGTTTGCCGGAATTCGATGAGAACGGGGAATTCATCGGTTTGCAATTGGGTAGGGTCACTTCCTTATTTAAAGAAGTGAAAGATGCCATCTTGGAAGAAGGGGTACAGCCCGCTGATGCATTGAAGGTTATTACAGAGAACCCTGCTAAAGTATTGCGCTTAGCTTCCAAAGGGACGCTTGAAGTAGGGAAGGACGCCGATCTGGTTATTTTGAATGAAGCGTCCTATGAAATGGAAGCTGTCATAGCACTTGGTCAAAAAATGATGTGGAATAAAAAACTGCTTGTAAAAGGAACCTTCGAGTAA